From the Deinococcus radiophilus genome, one window contains:
- a CDS encoding GNAT family N-acetyltransferase, whose amino-acid sequence MPLLRVQPDDAPAISRLVAIGRETFTLTFAESNDPADLQMFLDTNFAPDRIAQEVAHAGSLHYLLTDDAGDDLGYLRLNLPGSFSDEVDLPQALELQRIYVLPQGQGTGAAAQLMEQTLQVARDHGLNCVWLGVWEHNGRAIRFYERWGFERFGQHIFMVGSDAQTDLLMRRPVPQE is encoded by the coding sequence ATGCCCCTGCTCCGTGTGCAGCCAGACGACGCCCCAGCGATTTCCCGCCTGGTCGCCATCGGACGGGAAACTTTTACGCTCACCTTTGCCGAGAGCAACGACCCGGCTGACCTCCAGATGTTTCTGGACACCAACTTTGCCCCAGACCGCATCGCGCAGGAGGTGGCCCACGCCGGCAGCTTGCATTACCTGCTGACCGACGACGCAGGCGATGACCTGGGGTATCTGCGGCTCAACCTGCCCGGCTCATTCAGTGACGAGGTGGATCTGCCACAGGCGCTGGAACTGCAGCGGATTTATGTGCTGCCGCAGGGCCAGGGCACTGGCGCGGCGGCGCAGCTGATGGAACAGACGCTGCAGGTGGCCCGCGACCATGGCCTGAATTGCGTCTGGCTGGGCGTGTGGGAGCACAATGGACGCGCCATTCGCTTCTATGAGCGCTGGGGCTTTGAACGCTTTGGGCAGCACATTTTTATGGTGGGCAGTGACGCCCAGACGGATCTGCTGATGCGCCGACCCGTCCCCCAGGAATAA
- a CDS encoding cytochrome c oxidase subunit II yields the protein MTRPLRTAPRLEHHSLSIYENIWLVIGLLIQLVLFVGVMASLVSGTSPLTQDNTAGHNHLAGVTNGRVDPANLQATAFGKPGLYLQDDGSYQAIVVAKAFAFDPPFLRVPAGRDVTFHVTAQDVVHGYYVHGTNINVDLMPGQVASFKSSFDTPGEYNVICYEYCGIGHHNMINKIIVEPAGTDVPTVNAPATTAQTATQETAP from the coding sequence ATGACCCGCCCTCTGCGCACCGCGCCCCGGCTGGAACACCACAGCCTGAGCATCTACGAGAACATCTGGCTGGTGATCGGCCTGCTGATTCAGCTGGTGCTGTTTGTGGGAGTGATGGCCAGCCTGGTCAGCGGAACCTCCCCACTGACGCAGGACAACACCGCCGGACACAACCACCTGGCCGGGGTCACCAATGGCCGCGTGGACCCGGCCAACTTGCAGGCCACCGCCTTCGGCAAGCCAGGGCTGTACCTCCAGGACGACGGCTCGTATCAGGCCATCGTGGTCGCCAAGGCTTTTGCCTTTGATCCACCGTTTCTGCGGGTGCCCGCAGGCCGCGACGTGACCTTTCATGTCACCGCGCAGGACGTGGTTCACGGCTACTACGTGCACGGGACCAACATCAACGTGGACCTGATGCCCGGTCAGGTGGCCAGCTTCAAGTCCAGCTTTGACACGCCCGGCGAATACAACGTCATCTGCTACGAGTACTGCGGCATCGGCCACCACAACATGATCAACAAAATCATCGTGGAGCCAGCAGGCACCGACGTTCCGACGGTCAATGCCCCAGCGACCACCGCCCAGACTGCAACCCAGGAGACCGCACCGTGA
- the purQ gene encoding phosphoribosylformylglycinamidine synthase subunit PurQ, whose protein sequence is MKTAVIQFPGSNCDTDALEAAKLLLDEGAQFVWHTETELPAGTELVFIPGGFSYGDHLRSGAIAARSPIMGAVKAHAEAGGYVLGVCNGFQVLTESGLLPGALSRNRDLHFHCAPVHLTVENADTVFSRAYQRGQVLEIPIAHGEGNYYADAETIGRLETEGRVVFRYKDNPNGSLNDIAGIVNEGGNVLGMMPHPERAVELLLGSEDGKGVFESLKRL, encoded by the coding sequence GTGAAAACCGCCGTCATCCAATTCCCCGGTTCCAACTGCGATACGGACGCGCTGGAAGCCGCCAAGCTGCTGCTGGACGAGGGCGCGCAGTTCGTCTGGCACACCGAAACCGAGCTGCCCGCCGGCACCGAGCTGGTATTCATCCCCGGTGGCTTCAGCTACGGCGACCACCTGCGCAGCGGCGCCATCGCGGCCCGCAGCCCCATCATGGGCGCCGTGAAGGCCCACGCCGAGGCGGGCGGCTATGTGCTGGGCGTGTGCAACGGCTTTCAGGTGCTGACCGAAAGTGGCCTGCTGCCGGGAGCGCTTAGCCGCAACCGCGACCTGCACTTTCACTGTGCGCCGGTTCACCTGACCGTGGAGAACGCGGACACTGTCTTCAGCCGCGCCTACCAGCGGGGCCAGGTTCTGGAAATCCCCATCGCGCACGGCGAGGGCAACTACTACGCCGACGCCGAAACCATCGGCCGCCTGGAAACCGAAGGCCGCGTGGTGTTCCGTTACAAGGACAACCCCAACGGCAGTCTCAACGACATCGCCGGCATCGTGAACGAAGGCGGCAACGTGCTGGGCATGATGCCCCACCCCGAACGGGCCGTGGAACTGCTGCTGGGCAGCGAGGACGGCAAAGGGGTGTTCGAGTCGCTGAAGCGGCTGTGA
- a CDS encoding ribbon-helix-helix domain-containing protein, with translation MSYATRISATLPPELSHFLDDYQKRHGLDTRSAALAEAVRALQTSELEAAYRDLGNAQAEGLELYPANNMDGLEQP, from the coding sequence ATGTCTTATGCCACTCGAATCAGCGCCACGCTGCCGCCGGAGCTGAGCCACTTTTTGGACGACTACCAGAAGCGGCATGGCCTGGACACCCGCAGCGCTGCCCTGGCCGAAGCGGTTCGGGCCTTGCAGACCAGTGAACTGGAAGCTGCTTACCGTGACCTGGGCAACGCTCAGGCTGAAGGCTTGGAGCTTTATCCCGCCAACAATATGGACGGCCTGGAGCAGCCTTGA
- the purF gene encoding amidophosphoribosyltransferase gives MIFDPITDKPQDECGVFGIYSPEPQDLAWVTYLGLFALQHRGQEAAGICVSNGDKLHVEKDLGLVTQVFTPERMADFSLPDARVGIGHVRYSTTGSNLRFNAQPLNTRTNKGILGFAHNGNFVNALEVRAEMLDEGALFQTTNDSEVMLNLIARESTKDLVEAAAHAMQRLRGGYACVLMSRTQLIGFRDPNGVRPLVLGQREDGAYVLASEPSALYAVGAKLIRDVQPGELVSIDGNGLHSLMVEPAQPTPCSFEWIYFARSDSQLDGVDVHESRVRMGEQLAREKPVEADVVVPVPDSGIGAAIGYARESGIPFDYGLYKNPYAGRTFIAPTQEARELKVKMKLSPTSAIHGKRVVLVDDSIVRGTTSRQIVNLLREAGATEVHFRVSSPPITHPCFYGIDTAARKELVASTHSVDEIRDLIGADTLAFISEGGLREAIGGQGLCGACFTGEYPAGVPLLNDVDKLALEG, from the coding sequence ATGATTTTTGACCCCATCACCGATAAACCCCAAGACGAATGCGGCGTATTCGGCATCTACTCGCCGGAGCCGCAGGACCTGGCTTGGGTCACTTACCTGGGCCTGTTCGCGCTGCAACACCGCGGCCAGGAAGCCGCCGGCATCTGTGTCAGCAACGGCGACAAGCTGCACGTCGAAAAAGATCTGGGCCTGGTCACGCAGGTGTTCACCCCCGAGCGGATGGCCGACTTCAGCCTGCCCGACGCGCGGGTGGGCATCGGGCATGTGCGCTACTCCACCACCGGCTCTAACCTGCGCTTTAATGCCCAGCCGCTGAACACCCGCACCAACAAGGGCATTCTGGGCTTTGCGCACAACGGCAACTTCGTGAATGCGCTGGAAGTCCGCGCCGAGATGCTGGACGAAGGGGCGCTGTTTCAGACCACCAACGACAGCGAAGTGATGCTGAACCTGATCGCCCGCGAAAGCACCAAAGACCTGGTCGAAGCCGCCGCCCACGCCATGCAGCGGCTGCGGGGCGGTTACGCCTGCGTGCTGATGAGCCGCACCCAGCTGATCGGCTTCCGCGACCCCAACGGCGTGCGTCCGTTGGTGCTGGGGCAGCGCGAGGACGGCGCGTACGTGCTGGCCTCCGAGCCGTCGGCGCTGTACGCGGTGGGTGCGAAACTCATCCGCGACGTGCAGCCCGGTGAACTGGTCAGCATTGACGGGAACGGCCTGCACTCGCTGATGGTGGAACCGGCCCAGCCCACGCCCTGCTCGTTCGAGTGGATTTACTTTGCCCGCTCGGATTCCCAGCTGGACGGCGTGGATGTCCACGAAAGCCGCGTGCGGATGGGCGAGCAGCTGGCCCGCGAAAAGCCGGTGGAGGCCGACGTGGTCGTGCCGGTGCCCGACTCCGGCATCGGGGCCGCCATCGGTTACGCCCGCGAGAGCGGCATCCCCTTTGACTACGGCCTGTACAAGAACCCCTACGCGGGCCGCACCTTTATCGCGCCCACCCAGGAAGCCCGCGAGCTGAAGGTCAAGATGAAGCTGTCGCCCACCTCGGCCATTCACGGCAAGCGCGTGGTGCTGGTGGACGACTCCATCGTGCGCGGCACCACCAGCCGCCAGATCGTGAACCTGCTCCGCGAGGCGGGGGCCACCGAAGTTCACTTCCGCGTCAGCAGCCCCCCCATTACCCACCCGTGCTTTTACGGCATTGACACCGCTGCCCGCAAAGAACTGGTCGCCAGCACGCATAGCGTGGACGAAATCCGCGACCTGATCGGGGCCGACACCCTCGCCTTTATCAGCGAAGGTGGGCTGCGCGAAGCCATCGGGGGCCAGGGCCTGTGCGGGGCGTGCTTTACGGGCGAGTATCCTGCGGGCGTGCCGCTGCTGAATGACGTGGATAAGCTGGCGCTGGAGGGGTGA
- a CDS encoding type II toxin-antitoxin system PemK/MazF family toxin, with protein sequence MKLIRRGDIWLINYRPDGREGEAAQVHPGVIVSNNANNAGAHLLMTVPLTSNVERVYVTNVILPNQRTGLDHDSKAQVEAMRAAHASRLIKRLGHVPDDLMEEVDGKLRMHLGL encoded by the coding sequence TTGAAACTGATTCGGCGCGGCGACATCTGGCTGATCAACTACCGCCCCGATGGCCGCGAGGGCGAAGCGGCGCAGGTTCACCCTGGCGTGATTGTCAGCAACAACGCCAACAACGCCGGGGCACACCTGCTGATGACGGTCCCGCTCACCAGCAACGTGGAGCGCGTGTACGTAACCAACGTGATTCTGCCCAACCAGCGCACCGGGCTGGACCATGACAGCAAAGCGCAGGTGGAAGCCATGCGGGCGGCCCACGCCAGCCGCCTCATCAAGCGGCTGGGGCATGTGCCGGATGATCTGATGGAAGAGGTGGATGGGAAGCTGAGGATGCATTTGGGGCTGTGA
- the purS gene encoding phosphoribosylformylglycinamidine synthase subunit PurS: MPNYNAKVYVTLKPSILDPQGRTVERALSHLGQSNVSGVRVGKYIELHLTGERAEVEAQLADMAQNVLSNPIMEDVKWEVEEAPQ; this comes from the coding sequence ATGCCCAATTACAACGCCAAAGTCTATGTCACCCTCAAGCCTTCTATCCTCGACCCGCAGGGCCGCACCGTGGAGCGCGCACTCTCGCACCTGGGCCAGAGCAATGTCAGCGGCGTGCGCGTGGGCAAGTACATCGAGCTGCACCTGACCGGCGAACGCGCCGAGGTGGAAGCCCAACTCGCAGACATGGCCCAGAACGTGCTGAGCAACCCCATCATGGAAGACGTGAAATGGGAAGTGGAGGAAGCGCCACAGTGA
- a CDS encoding cbb3-type cytochrome c oxidase subunit I, translating to MTTLHPHTGTAAAGADLHNTPARVAPAVTDRAYLASLKGVTAAYVITAFVALLIGVLIGPLQALNYAGINVYDNQLLRLLVKSYYQGLTLHGVLNALVFTQFFISGWMLYLPVRDLGMRINTKFAWGTYIVMTLGLVLTAAALLLNDATVLYTLYPPMMGTPLFYIGASIFVAASWGVLAQVVYTWLQWKRQNPGRVTPLVAHMSVATWLMWFIASLGLVAEALLFLVPWSVQTWLQTRAGGPVTATIDPLIARTLFWWTGHAIVYFWLLPAYIAWYAFLPRHAGGRLASEPLTRLAFVLFLLNGVGVGLHHQFANPNIDNTWKIIHMFLTFLVAIPSLLTAFSVAAALEDAARARGGGGVVGWIRRLPWENPVFVGITLSMISFIPGGAGGIVNASQAFAPVVHNTAWIPGHFHITVGTATTMTFMAVSFWLIPHLLGKPLPSPRLARWSQWVWFWGMILFAVGMHWQGLMGVPRRAQVSAVSQPEVYEAMNVAVPRLLTGISGVLLLIGGLMFFYVFFKMVFSKSVQDGENVPIPYSPAISGAGEDLASASPLVRLTEPLLALGVLGLIIVLLVYLPVLLPMITNMQGAPGWQLWRN from the coding sequence GTGACCACCCTCCACCCTCATACCGGGACCGCCGCCGCCGGGGCCGACCTTCACAACACCCCGGCTCGCGTAGCCCCCGCCGTCACTGACCGCGCCTATCTGGCCAGCCTCAAAGGCGTGACCGCTGCTTATGTCATCACCGCTTTCGTGGCGCTGCTGATCGGCGTGCTGATCGGCCCCCTCCAGGCCCTGAACTACGCCGGAATCAACGTCTACGACAACCAGCTGCTGCGCTTGCTGGTCAAGTCCTACTACCAGGGCCTGACCCTGCACGGCGTCCTGAACGCGCTGGTCTTTACGCAGTTCTTTATCAGCGGCTGGATGCTTTACCTGCCCGTCCGTGACCTGGGCATGCGGATCAACACCAAATTTGCCTGGGGCACCTACATCGTCATGACACTGGGCCTGGTCCTGACTGCCGCCGCGCTGCTGCTGAACGACGCCACCGTGCTGTATACCCTTTACCCGCCCATGATGGGCACGCCACTGTTTTATATCGGGGCCAGTATCTTCGTGGCCGCCAGCTGGGGCGTGCTGGCCCAGGTGGTCTACACCTGGCTGCAATGGAAACGGCAGAACCCCGGCCGAGTGACACCGCTGGTCGCCCACATGAGTGTGGCCACCTGGCTGATGTGGTTCATCGCCTCACTGGGGCTGGTGGCCGAGGCACTGCTGTTTTTGGTGCCCTGGTCGGTGCAGACCTGGCTCCAGACCCGCGCTGGCGGCCCGGTCACCGCCACCATTGACCCCCTCATCGCCCGGACCCTCTTTTGGTGGACGGGCCACGCCATCGTGTATTTCTGGCTGCTGCCCGCCTACATCGCCTGGTACGCCTTCTTGCCCCGGCACGCGGGCGGACGGCTGGCCTCCGAGCCGCTGACCCGGCTGGCTTTCGTGCTGTTTTTGCTGAACGGCGTGGGCGTGGGCCTGCACCACCAATTTGCCAACCCCAACATCGACAACACCTGGAAGATCATCCACATGTTCCTGACCTTTCTGGTGGCCATCCCCAGTTTGCTGACGGCCTTTAGCGTGGCGGCGGCCCTGGAGGACGCGGCCCGCGCACGCGGCGGCGGCGGCGTGGTGGGCTGGATTCGCCGCTTGCCCTGGGAAAACCCGGTCTTTGTGGGCATCACGCTGAGCATGATCAGCTTTATTCCTGGCGGCGCAGGTGGCATCGTCAACGCTTCGCAGGCCTTTGCGCCGGTGGTTCACAACACCGCCTGGATTCCGGGTCACTTTCACATCACAGTCGGTACGGCCACCACCATGACCTTCATGGCCGTCAGCTTCTGGCTGATTCCGCACCTGCTGGGCAAACCCCTGCCCAGCCCCCGCCTGGCCCGCTGGAGCCAGTGGGTCTGGTTCTGGGGCATGATTCTCTTTGCCGTGGGGATGCACTGGCAGGGCCTGATGGGTGTGCCGCGCCGCGCCCAGGTCAGCGCCGTGTCGCAGCCCGAAGTGTACGAAGCCATGAACGTCGCCGTTCCCAGGCTGCTGACTGGCATAAGCGGCGTCTTGCTGCTTATTGGTGGCCTGATGTTCTTCTATGTCTTTTTCAAGATGGTGTTCAGCAAATCCGTACAGGACGGCGAAAACGTGCCGATTCCCTACAGCCCCGCCATCAGCGGTGCGGGTGAGGACCTGGCCAGCGCCAGCCCACTGGTACGTCTGACCGAGCCGTTGCTGGCGCTGGGCGTGCTGGGCCTGATTATCGTGCTGTTGGTGTACCTGCCGGTCTTGCTGCCGATGATCACCAACATGCAGGGCGCTCCCGGCTGGCAGCTGTGGCGCAACTGA
- a CDS encoding histidine phosphatase family protein, producing MNIILVRHAQSANNLLYDETGSSEGRHADPPLTELGHTQAAALADFARTDATWQGVTHLYCSLTRRAVQTAAPLAAALGLGVQGLALAYEAGGLFQRDAEGVPQPVPGLTHAELLAESPALRWPPELPPQQPWAGGFEEQDHAVLGARAAQVVAGLREAHGSGDTLALVTHGYFTQFLLREFIGHGTAYFRLVNTSTTLLTLPAPDAPEDWGPLVGWVGRFDHLRPEQVSH from the coding sequence ATGAACATCATTCTCGTCCGCCATGCCCAGTCGGCCAACAACCTGCTGTACGACGAGACCGGCAGCAGCGAAGGCCGCCACGCCGACCCGCCCCTGACCGAGCTGGGCCACACCCAGGCGGCGGCGCTGGCCGACTTTGCCCGGACCGATGCCACCTGGCAGGGGGTGACGCACCTGTACTGCAGCCTGACCCGCCGCGCCGTGCAGACGGCGGCCCCGCTGGCCGCTGCTTTGGGCCTGGGCGTGCAGGGGCTGGCGCTGGCTTACGAGGCGGGCGGGCTGTTCCAGCGGGACGCCGAGGGTGTACCGCAGCCGGTGCCGGGCCTGACCCACGCGGAGTTGCTGGCCGAAAGTCCGGCCCTGCGCTGGCCGCCGGAGTTGCCCCCCCAGCAGCCCTGGGCGGGCGGCTTTGAGGAACAGGACCATGCGGTGCTGGGAGCGCGGGCCGCGCAGGTGGTTGCGGGCCTGCGGGAAGCGCACGGCTCAGGCGATACGCTGGCGCTGGTCACGCACGGGTATTTCACCCAGTTCCTGCTGCGCGAGTTCATCGGTCATGGAACGGCTTATTTTCGACTGGTGAACACCTCCACCACGCTGCTCACCCTGCCTGCCCCAGACGCGCCCGAGGACTGGGGACCGCTGGTGGGCTGGGTGGGCCGCTTTGACCACCTGCGCCCGGAACAGGTGAGCCACTAG
- a CDS encoding c-type cytochrome has product MNDEHQGFKPAEVAMWLLGIILTIQLGWLAYSLGQGIANQPFPEGRGAGASMAAVTETDAQPANGQQLFVGNCGGCHGAAGEGGVGPNLQTAAGWTLAEFTQATLHGVTPDGRELATVMPHFADTGLDGAPAEDAQLEAIHNYLQTLY; this is encoded by the coding sequence ATGAACGACGAACACCAGGGCTTTAAACCCGCCGAAGTGGCCATGTGGCTCCTCGGTATCATCCTCACCATTCAGCTGGGCTGGCTGGCCTACAGCCTGGGCCAGGGCATCGCCAATCAGCCCTTTCCCGAGGGGCGCGGCGCTGGGGCCAGTATGGCCGCCGTGACCGAAACCGACGCCCAGCCTGCCAATGGTCAGCAACTGTTCGTGGGCAACTGCGGCGGCTGCCACGGCGCGGCAGGTGAAGGCGGCGTCGGCCCCAACCTGCAAACCGCAGCGGGCTGGACCCTGGCCGAGTTCACCCAGGCCACGCTGCACGGTGTGACCCCGGATGGCCGCGAGCTGGCCACCGTCATGCCCCACTTCGCCGATACCGGGCTGGACGGCGCCCCCGCCGAGGACGCGCAGCTGGAAGCCATTCACAATTATCTGCAGACGCTGTACTGA
- the purL gene encoding phosphoribosylformylglycinamidine synthase subunit PurL, whose product MTQPTSSLRSQAATFGLTESEYDILVERIGREPNALEAAIVGAMWSEHCGYKNSRPLFGAFPTEGPQVLQGPGENAGVIDIGGGYGVAFKMESHNHPSAVEPVQGAATGVGGILRDIFAMGARPFAVLDSLRFGDPGSPRTRFLLNGVVDGISHYGNAIGVPTVGGETIFHPSYQENPLVNVMALGLLRHEDLATGTMGEPGNQIIYVGSKTGRDGLGGAVFSSADLSAASQADRPAVQVGDPFMEKLLLEATLEAIQAGLVAGVQDMGAAGLVSSTCEMAYRASLGITMRLDDVPTRETGMVPMELCLSESQERMILVPVPGKEQELYDLLAKWELDVVNIGQVEDHQNYRLLWDGEVVCDLPVDLLNEAPRYTREGVENPDIAAKREMDLSGVEMPADLGAVLTTLLSHPTIASKRPIFERYDHQVMTNTVVVPGAADAAVMRVRGTGIGVAATSDCNPRFVYLDPYTGAAAAVAEAARNLACVGATPLAITDNLNFGNPHDPGVYYQLQQSVQGIADACRALNTPVTGGNVSLYNQYAEGDHKVAIHPTPTIGMVGVLPDVAQHVGMHLPQGGAYSLYLIGEQAQDIGASQYLETVHGLEAGRVPTLDLELHARVVDATIALIREGLAAAAHDPSEGGLAVALAEMLLGGEQGAGITLDAPADIRPDALLFGEAHSRTVVAVPVGREGDAQARLEELGVPYAMIGQSSAESGGRLSISLPNHGLNLNVGLGELRQAHSEPLREILG is encoded by the coding sequence ATGACCCAACCGACCTCCTCCCTCCGTTCCCAGGCCGCCACCTTCGGCCTGACCGAATCCGAATACGACATCCTCGTGGAGCGCATCGGGCGCGAACCCAACGCGCTGGAAGCCGCCATCGTGGGCGCGATGTGGTCCGAGCACTGCGGCTACAAGAACAGCCGTCCGCTCTTTGGGGCATTCCCCACCGAAGGCCCCCAGGTGCTGCAAGGCCCCGGCGAGAATGCCGGCGTGATTGATATCGGCGGGGGCTACGGCGTGGCCTTCAAGATGGAATCGCACAACCACCCCTCCGCCGTGGAACCCGTGCAGGGCGCGGCGACCGGCGTGGGCGGCATCCTGCGCGACATCTTCGCGATGGGGGCGCGGCCTTTCGCGGTGCTGGACAGCCTGCGCTTTGGCGACCCAGGCAGCCCCCGCACCCGCTTCCTGCTGAACGGCGTGGTGGACGGCATCTCGCACTACGGCAACGCGATCGGCGTGCCGACGGTGGGCGGCGAAACCATCTTCCACCCCAGCTACCAGGAGAACCCGCTGGTGAACGTGATGGCGCTGGGCCTGCTGCGGCACGAGGACCTGGCAACGGGCACGATGGGCGAGCCGGGCAACCAGATCATCTACGTCGGCTCCAAGACGGGCCGCGACGGCCTGGGCGGGGCCGTGTTCTCCAGCGCCGACCTGAGCGCCGCTTCGCAGGCCGACCGCCCCGCCGTGCAGGTGGGCGACCCCTTCATGGAAAAGCTGCTGCTGGAAGCCACCCTAGAAGCCATTCAGGCCGGCCTGGTGGCGGGCGTGCAGGACATGGGCGCGGCCGGACTGGTGTCCAGCACCTGTGAGATGGCCTACCGCGCCTCCCTGGGCATCACCATGAGGCTCGACGACGTGCCCACCCGCGAAACCGGCATGGTGCCGATGGAGCTGTGCCTGAGCGAGTCGCAGGAGCGCATGATTCTGGTGCCGGTGCCCGGCAAGGAGCAGGAGCTGTACGACCTGCTCGCCAAGTGGGAGCTGGACGTGGTGAACATCGGGCAGGTGGAGGACCACCAGAACTACCGCCTGCTGTGGGACGGCGAAGTCGTGTGCGACCTGCCGGTGGACCTGCTGAACGAGGCCCCCAGGTACACCCGTGAGGGCGTGGAGAACCCCGACATCGCCGCCAAGCGCGAGATGGACCTGAGCGGCGTGGAGATGCCTGCCGACCTCGGCGCCGTGCTGACCACGCTGCTCTCGCACCCCACCATCGCCAGCAAGCGGCCCATCTTCGAGCGCTACGACCATCAGGTGATGACGAATACCGTGGTGGTGCCGGGCGCCGCCGACGCCGCCGTGATGCGCGTGCGTGGCACCGGCATCGGCGTGGCCGCCACCTCCGACTGCAACCCGCGCTTCGTGTACCTCGACCCCTACACCGGGGCTGCCGCCGCTGTGGCCGAAGCGGCCCGCAACCTCGCCTGCGTGGGCGCGACCCCGCTGGCGATTACCGACAACCTCAATTTCGGTAACCCGCACGACCCCGGCGTGTACTACCAGCTCCAGCAGTCGGTGCAGGGCATCGCGGACGCCTGCCGCGCCCTAAACACCCCCGTCACCGGCGGCAACGTGAGCCTGTACAACCAGTATGCGGAGGGCGACCACAAAGTCGCCATTCACCCCACCCCGACCATCGGCATGGTGGGCGTGCTGCCGGATGTGGCGCAGCATGTGGGCATGCACCTTCCGCAGGGCGGCGCGTACAGCCTCTACCTGATCGGTGAGCAGGCGCAGGACATCGGGGCCAGTCAGTACCTCGAAACGGTGCATGGCTTGGAAGCGGGCCGTGTGCCTACGCTGGACCTGGAACTGCACGCGCGGGTCGTTGACGCCACCATCGCCCTGATCCGCGAGGGGCTGGCGGCAGCGGCGCACGACCCCAGCGAAGGCGGGCTGGCGGTGGCCCTGGCCGAAATGCTGCTGGGCGGCGAGCAGGGCGCGGGCATCACCCTGGACGCCCCCGCCGACATCCGCCCCGACGCGCTGCTGTTCGGTGAAGCCCACTCGCGCACCGTGGTCGCCGTACCGGTAGGCCGTGAGGGTGACGCCCAGGCCCGCTTGGAAGAACTGGGCGTGCCTTACGCCATGATCGGCCAGAGCAGCGCCGAGAGCGGGGGCCGCCTGAGCATCAGCCTGCCGAACCACGGCCTGAACCTGAATGTGGGCCTGGGCGAACTGCGTCAGGCGCACAGCGAACCGCTGCGGGAGATTCTGGGTTGA